One part of the Arabidopsis thaliana chromosome 1 sequence genome encodes these proteins:
- the ZIP4 gene encoding zinc transporter (zinc transporter 4 precursor (ZIP4); CONTAINS InterPro DOMAIN/s: Zinc/iron permease, fungal/plant (InterPro:IPR004698), Zinc/iron permease (InterPro:IPR003689); BEST Arabidopsis thaliana protein match is: iron regulated transporter 3 (TAIR:AT1G60960.1); Has 2241 Blast hits to 2085 proteins in 351 species: Archae - 0; Bacteria - 278; Metazoa - 580; Fungi - 588; Plants - 521; Viruses - 0; Other Eukaryotes - 274 (source: NCBI BLink).), translating into MASSTTKILCDAGESDLCRDDSAAFLLKFVAIASILLAGAAGVAIPLIGRNRRFLQTEGNLFVAAKAFAAGVILATGFVHMLAGGTEALSNPCLPDFPWSKFPFPGFFAMVAALATLLVDFMGTQYYERKQERNQAATEAAAGSEEIAVVPVVGERVTDNKVFGEEDGGGIHIVGIRAHAAHHRHSHSNSHGTCDGHAHGHSHGHMHGNSDVENGARHVVVSQILELGIVSHSIIIGLSLGVSQSPCTIRPLIAALSFHQFFEGFALGGCISQAQFRNKSATIMACFFALTTPLGIGIGTAVASSFNSHSPGALVTEGILDSLSAGILVYMALVDLIAADFLSKRMSCNLRLQVVSYVMLFLGAGLMSALAIWA; encoded by the exons ATGGCTTCTTCTACCACTAAAATCCTCTGTGATGCTGGCGAATCAGACCTCTGTAGAGACGATTCTGCTGCATTTCTCCTTAAGTTTGTAGCCATTGCCTCCATTCTACTAGCTGGAGCTGCTGGTGTAGCCATACCTCTCATTGGCAGGAACCGCCGGTTTCTTCAAACCGAGGGAAATCTCTTTGTAGCTGCTAAAGCCTTTGCAGCTGGTGTCATACTCGCCACCGGCTTTGTCCATATGCTTGCAGGTGGCACAGAAGCTCTGAGTAATCCGTGTTTACCGGATTTTCCGTGGTCTAAGTTTCCCTTTCCCGGGTTCTTTGCAATGGTTGCTGCTTTAGCTACTCTGCTTGTTGATTTCATGGGGACACAGTACTATGAGAGGAAGCAAGAGAGGAATCAGGCTGCTACTGAAGCCGCTGCTGGTAGTGAAGAGATTGCTGTTGTTCCTGTGGTTGGGGAAAGAGTGACCGATAATAAAGtgtttggtgaagaagacgGTGGCGGGATTCACATTGTCGGCATTCGTGCACATGCTGCTCACCATAGGCATAGTCACTCTAATAGTCATGGTACATGTGATGGACATGCTCATGGACATTCACACGGACATATGCACGGGAATTCAGATGTTGAAAATGGAGCTAGGCATGTTGTTGTTTCTCAG ATATTGGAGCTCGGGATTGTGTCGCACTCAATCATCATCGGTTTATCCCTGGGGGTATCACAGTCTCCATGCACGATCAGGCCTCTTATTGCAGCTCTGTCATTTCACCAGTTCTTTGAAGGATTTGCGCTCGGAGGCTGCATCTCTCAGGCACAGTTCAGGAACAAATCAGCGACCATAATGGCTTGCTTCTTTGCGCTAACCACACCATTAGGGATCGGGATTGGAACTGCAGTGGCCTCATCTTTCAACTCGCATAGCCCTGGAGCTTTGGTCACTGAGGGGATACTGGACTCGCTGTCAGCTGGAATACTGGTGTACATGGCTCTGGTGGACCTCATCGCAGCTGATTTTCTGAGTAAGAGGATGAGTTGTAATTTGAGGCTTCAAGTTGTGTCTTATGTAATGTTGTTCCTTGGAGCTGGACTTATGTCTGCTCTCGCCATTTGGGCTTAG
- a CDS encoding Lung seven transmembrane receptor family protein (Lung seven transmembrane receptor family protein; INVOLVED IN: biological_process unknown; LOCATED IN: vacuole; EXPRESSED IN: 8 plant structures; EXPRESSED DURING: 6 growth stages; CONTAINS InterPro DOMAIN/s: Transmembrane receptor, eukaryota (InterPro:IPR009637); BEST Arabidopsis thaliana protein match is: Lung seven transmembrane receptor family protein (TAIR:AT1G61670.1); Has 670 Blast hits to 669 proteins in 172 species: Archae - 0; Bacteria - 0; Metazoa - 291; Fungi - 146; Plants - 175; Viruses - 0; Other Eukaryotes - 58 (source: NCBI BLink).): MTNLFLGFLVISFCLLGNLIHAADGSIHDYNNSGGFTKIANARYFVGGSEGIYGSEFLDVHHASSDTPLLKGNSFIRFDDITFVRTKESASKQNSTLAAAGLVEAILFEVKQRDRVGGSFFKSEDMCCTPKLADAGSCNLGEVMISADPNDPEWPKRIPTFFKRGEEEVKMSPEAVIIKKTGLYTVYFMTCDPELDGATIRGRTVWKNRGGYLQGEKAPLKKFYASMLLAYVVLGLVWFPQVAQYWKDGIQLHSHINFVIAFTMGELAFLYLDFVYLDSAGTSPMEVTVWAITLSSMRKALSRLLLLVISSGFGIVRPTLGGITLKMLLIGVLCFVISESLGLAMQFGNISENGMNYLMLSWAILETCFIQWIFRSLSKTLKKLKLNKRNITKLQLYKMFATVLVIMVVLSFAWIYVEVYLYSSLSQFWKVKWIVPTLWYILSYAMLVLICLFWPPSEKPMRYLYVADMEEETEEEDDLSTAETGMNATKAEYERSERKTLLEAFILLLGNIPGEK, encoded by the exons atGACGAATctgtttctagggtttttggtgATTTCGTTTTGCTTACTTGGGAATTTGATTCACGCAGCTGACGGCTCGATTCACGACTACAACAACAGCGGAGGCTTCACCAAAATCGCCAATGCTCGCTACTTCGTTGGTGGTTCTGAAGGAATCTATGGTTCTGAGTTTCTGGATGTTCATCATGCTTCTTCTGATACACCTCTGCTCAAGGGAAACTCCTTCATCAG gTTTGATGATATCACTTTCGTAAGAACCAAGGAATCTGCTAGCAAGCAGAATTCTACTCTGGCAGCTGCAGGCTTGGTGGAAGCGATACTGTTTGAGGTGAAGCAGCGAGATAGAGTTGGTGGATCTTTTTTCAAATCTGAGGACATGTGCTGTACGCCAAAACTTGCGGATGCTGGTTCCTGCAATCTTGGAGAGGTTATGATTAGTGCAGATCCTAATGATCCTGAATGGCCTAAGCGGATTCCCACTTTTTTCAAAAGGGGTGAGGAAGAAGTGAAGATGTCTCCGGAAGCTGTCATTATCAAGAAAACTGGATTGTACACTGTTTACTTCATGACATGTGATCCGGAATTGGATGGCGCAACAATCAGAGGAAGAACAGTTTGGAAGAACAGAGGTGGCTATTTACAGGGAGAGAAAGCTCCTTTGAAGAAGTTCTACGCCTCCATGCTTTTGGCTTACGTGGTTCTTGGCCTAGTTTGGTTTCCACAAGTTGCTCAGTATTGGAAAGATGGAATCCAGTTGCATAGTCATATCAACTTTGTAATTGCATTTACCATGGGTGAATTGGCCTTCCTCTACCTTGACTTCGTTTATCTCGACTCAGCTGGTACAAGTCCTATGGAGGTTACAGTATGGGCAATAACCCTTTCTTCCATGAGGAAGGCACTCTCCCGGCTTCTACTGTTGGTCATATCTTCAGGGTTTGGGATAGTGAGACCTACCCTAGGTGGCATAACATTGAAGATGCTTCTTATTGGTGTCTTATGCTTTGTTATAAGTGAATCCCTCGGGTTGGCTATGCAATTTGGGAACATCTCTGAAAATGGAATGAATTACTTAATGCTCTCTTGGGCTATACTGGAAACTTGCTTTATCCAGTGGATTTTCAGATCCTTGTCGAAAACGCTTAAGAAGCTCAAG CTGAATAAGAGGAACATTACTAAGCTGCAGCTCTACAAGATGTTTGCAACTGTGCTTGTAATCATGGTTGTGCTCAGTTTTGCCTGGATTTATGTGGAG GTATATCTCTACAGCTCCTTGAGTCAGTTTTGGAAAGTGAAGTGGATTGTTCCAACACTTTGGTACATCCTTTCTTATGCAATGTTGGTACTGATTTGCCTCTTTTGGCCTCCATCGGAAAAACCAATGAG GTACCTATACGTAGCTGACATGGAGGAAGagactgaagaagaagatgatctctCCACTGCAGAAACCGGTATGAACGCAACAAAGGCTGAATACGAGAGGAGTGAAAGGAAGACCCTGCTGGAAGCATTCATCCTATTGCTTGGGAATATACCAGGGGAGAAGTGA
- a CDS encoding uncharacterized protein (unknown protein; Has 6 Blast hits to 6 proteins in 2 species: Archae - 0; Bacteria - 0; Metazoa - 0; Fungi - 0; Plants - 6; Viruses - 0; Other Eukaryotes - 0 (source: NCBI BLink).), giving the protein MNNREMKHGKKKDEKMPVLVMPGFIAGATFLVIWIIRREFLLSYFWCNIDFLASVYLLNNPYIGYRKGSTKTNSPPPSALPKARECGPVASTKPNLTPAPPLGQPRLYAQESQQYSLVASNEPDLTPALLGPPPLYAQQSQQFSTIVVSSETDIPQLLVQCCPPDGDRGLTNQYYAGQEFDLGGHDKDSDSD; this is encoded by the coding sequence ATGAATAACAGAGAAATGAAacatggtaaaaaaaaagacgagaAGATGCCGGTTTTAGTGATGCCAGGTTTCATAGCCGGAGCAACATTTCTGGTTATTTGGATCATACGACGTGAGTTCCTTTTATCTTACTTTTGGTGTAACATAGATTTCCTTGCTTCTGTTTATCTTTTGAATAATCCATATATAGGCTATAGAAAGGGCTCCACCAAAACTAACTCGCCGCCACCATCCGCGCTTCCAAAGGCTCGAGAATGTGGTCCTGTGGCGTCCACTAAACCTAACTTAACACCTGCGCCGCCGCTAGGTCAGCCACGGCTATACGCTCAAGAATCTCAACAGTACAGTCTTGTGGCGTCCAATGAACCTGACTTGACACCTGCGCTGCTAGGCCCGCCACCGCTATACGCTCAACAGTCTCAACAGTTTAGTACTATTGTGGTGTCCAGTGAAACCGACATACCCCAGCTTCTGGTTCAATGTTGTCCGCCAGATGGAGACCGTGGATTAACAAATCAATACTATGCGGGACAAGAGTTCGACTTAGGAGGACACGACAAGGACAGCGATTCCGATTAA
- a CDS encoding uncharacterized protein (unknown protein; Has 4 Blast hits to 4 proteins in 1 species: Archae - 0; Bacteria - 0; Metazoa - 0; Fungi - 0; Plants - 4; Viruses - 0; Other Eukaryotes - 0 (source: NCBI BLink).), giving the protein MNNREMKHGKKKDEKMPVLVMPGFIAGATFLVIWIIRRYRKGSTKTNSPPPSALPKARECGPVASTKPNLTPAPPLGQPRLYAQESQQYSLVASNEPDLTPALLGPPPLYAQQSQQFSTIVVSSETDIPQLLVQCCPPDGDRGLTNQYYAGQEFDLGGHDKDSDSD; this is encoded by the exons ATGAATAACAGAGAAATGAAacatggtaaaaaaaaagacgagaAGATGCCGGTTTTAGTGATGCCAGGTTTCATAGCCGGAGCAACATTTCTGGTTATTTGGATCATACGAC GCTATAGAAAGGGCTCCACCAAAACTAACTCGCCGCCACCATCCGCGCTTCCAAAGGCTCGAGAATGTGGTCCTGTGGCGTCCACTAAACCTAACTTAACACCTGCGCCGCCGCTAGGTCAGCCACGGCTATACGCTCAAGAATCTCAACAGTACAGTCTTGTGGCGTCCAATGAACCTGACTTGACACCTGCGCTGCTAGGCCCGCCACCGCTATACGCTCAACAGTCTCAACAGTTTAGTACTATTGTGGTGTCCAGTGAAACCGACATACCCCAGCTTCTGGTTCAATGTTGTCCGCCAGATGGAGACCGTGGATTAACAAATCAATACTATGCGGGACAAGAGTTCGACTTAGGAGGACACGACAAGGACAGCGATTCCGATTAA
- the MLO4 gene encoding Seven transmembrane MLO family protein: MEHMMKEGRSLAETPTYSVASVVTVLVFVCFLVERAIYRFGKWLKKTRRKALFTSLEKMKEELMLLGLISLLLSQSARWISEICVNSSLFNSKFYICSEEDYGIHKKVLLEHTSSTNQSSLPHHGIHEASHQCGHGREPFVSYEGLEQLLRFLFVLGITHVLYSGIAIGLAMSKIYSWRKWEAQAIIMAESDIHAKKTKVMKRQSTFVFHHASHPWSNNRFLIWMLCFLRQFRGSIRKSDYFALRLGFLTKHNLPFTYNFHMYMVRTMEDEFHGIVGISWPLWVYAIVCICINVHGLNMYFWISFVPAILVMLVGTKLEHVVSKLALEVKEQQTGTSNGAQVKPRDGLFWFGKPEILLRLIQFIIFQNAFEMATFIWFLWGIKERSCFMKNHVMISSRLISGVLVQFWCSYGTVPLNVIVTQMGSRHKKAVIAESVRDSLHSWCKRVKERSKHTRSVCSLDTATIDERDEMTVGTLSRSSSMTSLNQITINSIDQAESIFGAAASSSSPQDGYTSRVEEYLSETYNNIGSIPPLNDEIEIEIEGEEDNGGRGSGSDENNGDAGETLLELFRRT; the protein is encoded by the exons ATGGAGCATATGATGAAAGAAGGAAGGTCTCTTGCAGAGACGCCGACTTACTCTGTTGCTTCGGTTGTTACTGTTTTGGTCTTTGTTTGCTTTCTCGTTGAACGCGCCATTTACAGATTTGGAAAg tgGTTAAAGAAGACTAGAAGAAAGGCACTTTTTACTTCActtgagaaaatgaaagagg AGTTGATGTTGCTGGGACTTATATCACTTCTGTTGTCACAAAGCGCGAGATGGATTTCAGAAATCTGTGTTAACTCTTCCCTTTTCAATAGTAAATTCTACATTTGCTCTGAAGAGGACTATGGAATCCATAAGAAAGTTCTTCTGGAACACACCTCTTCTACAAACCAGAGCTCCTTACCTCATCATGGAATACATGAAGCCTCTCATCAATGTGGTCat GGCCGTGAACCATTTGTGTCGTATGAGGGACTCGAGCAACTCCTAAGATTCTTATTCGTCCTGGGTATCACTCATGTTCTATACAGTGGCATTGCCATTGGTTTAGCCATGAGCAAG ATTTACAGTTGGAGAAAATGGGAAGCCCAAGCGATCATAATGGCTGAATCAGATATCCACG CAAAGAAGACCAAGGTGATGAAGCGTCAGTCTACATTTGTTTTCCATCATGCCTCTCATCCTTGGAGTAACAATCGTTTTCTCATTTGGATG CTTTGTTTCCTGCGGCAATTTAGAGGCTCCATACGAAAGTCTGACTACTTCGCACTTCGGTTAGGTTTCCTCACT aAACATAATTTGCCATTTACATACAACTTCCATATGTATATGGTACGGACGATGGAAGATGAGTTTCATGGCATTGTTGGAATTAG CTGGCCACTTTGGGTTTACGCTATAGTATGCATCTGCATAAATGTTCATG GCCTGAATATGTACTTTTGGATATCATTCGTTCCTGCCATT CTTGTCATGTTGGTTGGAACCAAACTTGAGCATGTTGTCTCCAAGCTTGCTCTCGAGGTTAAGGAGCAGCAGACAGGCACATCTAATGGGGCTCAAGTCAAACCACGTGATGGGCTCTTCTGGTTTGGGAAACCAGAAATTCTGCTACGGTTGATacaatttatcatttttcag AATGCATTTGAAATGGCAACATTCATCTGGTTCTTG TGGGGAATCAAGGAAAGATCTTGCTTCATGAAGAACCATGTGATGATATCAAGCCGGCTAATTTCTGG GGTTCTCGTTCAGTTCTGGTGTAGTTATGGCACTGTGCCTCTCAATGTAATCGTTACTCAG ATGGGATCTCGGCATAAGAAAGCTGTGATAGCAGAGAGCGTAAGAGACTCACTTCACAGTTGGTGCAAGAGAGTGAAAGAGAGGTCTAAGCACACGAGATCAGTGTGTTCCCTTGACACAGCAACAATAGACGAGAGAGACGAGATGACAGTGGGGACATTGTCTAGGAGCTCATCGATGACTTCACTGAATCAGATTACCATAAACTCCATAGACCAAGCAGAGTCTATATTCGGAGCAGCAGCTTCATCCAGCAGTCCTCAAGATGGATACACGTCGAGGGTGGAAGAATATCTGTCTGAAACATACAATAACATCGGTTCGATACCGCCTTTAAACgatgagattgagattgagattgaaggtgaagaagataatggaGGGAGAGGAAGTGGGAGTGATGAGAATAACGGTGATGCTGGAGAAACACTTCTTGAGTTGTTTAGGAGGACTTGA
- the MLO4 gene encoding Seven transmembrane MLO family protein has translation MEHMMKEGRSLAETPTYSVASVVTVLVFVCFLVERAIYRFGKWLKKTRRKALFTSLEKMKEELMLLGLISLLLSQSARWISEICVNSSLFNSKFYICSEEDYGIHKKVLLEHTSSTNQSSLPHHGIHEASHQCGHGREPFVSYEGLEQLLRFLFVLGITHVLYSGIAIGLAMSKIYSWRKWEAQAIIMAESDIHAKKTKVMKRQSTFVFHHASHPWSNNRFLIWMLCFLRQFRGSIRKSDYFALRLGFLTKHNLPFTYNFHMYMVRTMEDEFHGIVGISWPLWVYAIVCICINVHGLNMYFWISFVPAILVMLVGTKLEHVVSKLALEVKEQQTGTSNGAQVKPRDGLFWFGKPEILLRLIQFIIFQNAFEMATFIWFLWGIKERSCFMKNHVMISSRLISGCVSNTQQFAATHCLLRFFFSFW, from the exons ATGGAGCATATGATGAAAGAAGGAAGGTCTCTTGCAGAGACGCCGACTTACTCTGTTGCTTCGGTTGTTACTGTTTTGGTCTTTGTTTGCTTTCTCGTTGAACGCGCCATTTACAGATTTGGAAAg tgGTTAAAGAAGACTAGAAGAAAGGCACTTTTTACTTCActtgagaaaatgaaagagg AGTTGATGTTGCTGGGACTTATATCACTTCTGTTGTCACAAAGCGCGAGATGGATTTCAGAAATCTGTGTTAACTCTTCCCTTTTCAATAGTAAATTCTACATTTGCTCTGAAGAGGACTATGGAATCCATAAGAAAGTTCTTCTGGAACACACCTCTTCTACAAACCAGAGCTCCTTACCTCATCATGGAATACATGAAGCCTCTCATCAATGTGGTCat GGCCGTGAACCATTTGTGTCGTATGAGGGACTCGAGCAACTCCTAAGATTCTTATTCGTCCTGGGTATCACTCATGTTCTATACAGTGGCATTGCCATTGGTTTAGCCATGAGCAAG ATTTACAGTTGGAGAAAATGGGAAGCCCAAGCGATCATAATGGCTGAATCAGATATCCACG CAAAGAAGACCAAGGTGATGAAGCGTCAGTCTACATTTGTTTTCCATCATGCCTCTCATCCTTGGAGTAACAATCGTTTTCTCATTTGGATG CTTTGTTTCCTGCGGCAATTTAGAGGCTCCATACGAAAGTCTGACTACTTCGCACTTCGGTTAGGTTTCCTCACT aAACATAATTTGCCATTTACATACAACTTCCATATGTATATGGTACGGACGATGGAAGATGAGTTTCATGGCATTGTTGGAATTAG CTGGCCACTTTGGGTTTACGCTATAGTATGCATCTGCATAAATGTTCATG GCCTGAATATGTACTTTTGGATATCATTCGTTCCTGCCATT CTTGTCATGTTGGTTGGAACCAAACTTGAGCATGTTGTCTCCAAGCTTGCTCTCGAGGTTAAGGAGCAGCAGACAGGCACATCTAATGGGGCTCAAGTCAAACCACGTGATGGGCTCTTCTGGTTTGGGAAACCAGAAATTCTGCTACGGTTGATacaatttatcatttttcag AATGCATTTGAAATGGCAACATTCATCTGGTTCTTG TGGGGAATCAAGGAAAGATCTTGCTTCATGAAGAACCATGTGATGATATCAAGCCGGCTAATTTCTGGGTGCGTTTCAAATACACAACAATTCGCAGCAACACACTGtctcttaagattttttttttctttctggtgA
- a CDS encoding RING/FYVE/PHD zinc finger superfamily protein (RING/FYVE/PHD zinc finger superfamily protein; FUNCTIONS IN: zinc ion binding; EXPRESSED IN: 24 plant structures; EXPRESSED DURING: 15 growth stages; CONTAINS InterPro DOMAIN/s: Zinc finger, C3HC4 RING-type (InterPro:IPR018957), Zinc finger, RING-CH-type (InterPro:IPR011016); BEST Arabidopsis thaliana protein match is: RING/FYVE/PHD zinc finger superfamily protein (TAIR:AT2G22120.2); Has 1259 Blast hits to 1258 proteins in 177 species: Archae - 0; Bacteria - 0; Metazoa - 590; Fungi - 144; Plants - 311; Viruses - 11; Other Eukaryotes - 203 (source: NCBI BLink).), translating to MMQGEVQLQPPDSQKLSDSAPLLGDHTNSSSASPSAASVVAGNSDEIKAEEDLENDASSAPCCRICLEDDSELLGDELISPCMCKGTQQFVHRSCLDHWRSVKEGFAFSHCTTCKAQFHLRVEPFEDNNSWRRKAKFRLFVARDVLLVFLAVQTVIAVMAGFAYMMDKDGEFRNSFNDDWDRILSKHPIPFYYCIGVISFFVLTGFLGIILHCSALNGNDPRMAGCQNCCYGWGVLDCFPASMEACFALVVVFVVIFAILGLAYGFLAATMAIQRIWQRHYHILTKRELTKEYIVEDLHGSYTPPKLDAEHEGRLKMLKLL from the exons ATGATGCAAGGTGAAGTACAATTGCAGCCACCGGATTCACAGAAACTAAGTGATTCCGCTCCTTTGTTAGGAGATCACACCAATTCTTCTTCGGCGTCTCCTTCTGCTGCGTCTGTGGTGGCAGGAAATAGCGATGAGATAAAGGCTGAAGAAGATTTAGAGAACGATGCTTCTTCAGCTCCTTGTTGTCGTATTTGTTTGGAGGACGATAGTGAATTGTTAGGCGATGAATTGATTTCACCTTGTATGTGTAAAGGCACTCAACAATTCGTGCATCGCTCATGTCTCGATCATTGGCGATCGGTTAAAGAAGGTTTTGCTTTCTCTCACTGTACTACTTGCAAAGCACAGTTTCATCTGAGAGTCGAACCCTTTGAGGATAACAATTCGTGGCGTAGAAAAGCTAAATTCAGACTCTTTGTCGCAAGAGATgtgcttttggttttcttagcTGTGCAGACT GTTATCGCTGTGATGGCCGGATTCGCATATATGATGGACAAAGACGGAGAGTTTCGCAACTCTTTCAACGATGATTGGGATCGTATTTTGTCGAAACATCCCATCCCGTTTTATTACTGCATTG GGGTTATATCCTTCTTTGTGCTGACTGGATTTCTTGGAATCATTCTACATTGCTCTGCTCTCAACGGTAATGACCCGAGGATGGCTGGATGCCAGAACTGCTGTTATGGATGGGGTGTCTTGGATTGTTTCCCTGCTTCAATGGAAGCTTGTTTCgctcttgttgttgtttttgtcgtCATCTTTGCCATTCTTGGTTTAGCGTATGGGTTTCTTGCTGCAACTATGGCTATCCAAAGGATATGGCAGAGACATTACCATATTCTCACCAAGCGAGAGCTCACAAAGGAGTACATTGTGGAGGATCTTCACGGAAGTTACACTCCCCCGAAGCTGGATGCAGAGCACGAAGGA